The Miltoncostaea oceani genome includes a region encoding these proteins:
- a CDS encoding bifunctional metallophosphatase/5'-nucleotidase, producing the protein MRSARGPRTRRACAAVLAAAAAGLALGASGATATQKAPRTVDLQILSFNDYHGHLAPPTGGDGNVTTATGPVAAGGVEYLTTHLKALRAGHRNTLTVAAGDLIGGSPFLSGLFKDEPSVETLDTLGLDVSGVGNHEFDEGVPELLRMQFGGCHPVEGCFDPDGYSGAGFDWLAANVTYNAGATITRPAGSKGYGSWFRASTGRTVLPPTSVKVVNGVKVGFIGMTLEDTPTLVAQSGIRDVSFGDEVVTANKAANDLRRKGVKAIVVLLHEGGLPPAGATFDYTCTQGDAAGLSGPIVEIAQKLSPAIDLVVTGHTHQPYTCDIPDPKGTSRWVTSAASFGRVITETELKLDRRTKDVVRSSVTSVNHAVTRDVAADPVQTATIAKWTALSAPIANRVVGSVTTDIARSLSRDTESALADLIADAQLAATSAAGDGGAVMAFMNPGGVRADLTFAPSPVGEVPGAVTYGEAFTVQPFGNLLVSMTLTGAQIEAMLEQQWTTQTDGSVRFLHLGVSEGFAYSWSRSAPVGQKVDPASITLGGTPIDPAASYRVTVNSFLADGGDGFTVLRDGTDRLGGGSDLDAFIAYLTANAPVTAPVPNRATPLP; encoded by the coding sequence ATGAGAAGCGCACGCGGTCCACGAACGAGGCGGGCCTGCGCCGCCGTCCTCGCCGCCGCCGCGGCGGGCCTGGCGCTCGGTGCCTCCGGTGCGACGGCGACGCAGAAGGCGCCGCGCACCGTCGATCTCCAGATCCTGTCGTTCAACGACTACCACGGGCACCTCGCGCCGCCGACCGGTGGTGACGGCAACGTCACGACCGCGACGGGCCCCGTGGCCGCGGGTGGCGTCGAGTACCTCACCACCCACCTGAAGGCGCTCCGCGCCGGTCACCGGAACACGTTGACCGTCGCCGCCGGGGACCTCATCGGCGGCTCCCCCTTCCTGTCGGGCCTCTTCAAGGACGAGCCGAGCGTCGAGACGCTCGACACCCTCGGACTCGACGTCTCGGGGGTCGGCAACCACGAGTTCGACGAGGGCGTCCCGGAGCTGCTGCGGATGCAGTTCGGTGGATGCCACCCCGTCGAGGGCTGCTTCGACCCGGACGGCTACTCCGGCGCCGGGTTCGACTGGCTCGCCGCGAACGTCACCTACAACGCGGGCGCGACCATCACCCGCCCCGCCGGCTCCAAGGGCTACGGCTCCTGGTTCCGCGCCTCGACCGGCCGCACCGTGCTGCCCCCCACCAGCGTCAAGGTGGTGAACGGCGTGAAGGTCGGCTTCATCGGGATGACGCTGGAGGACACCCCGACCCTGGTCGCCCAGTCCGGGATCCGGGACGTCTCGTTCGGGGACGAGGTCGTCACCGCCAACAAGGCGGCGAACGACCTGCGCCGCAAGGGCGTGAAGGCGATCGTCGTGCTCCTGCACGAGGGTGGGCTGCCGCCCGCCGGCGCGACGTTCGACTACACCTGCACGCAGGGTGACGCGGCGGGACTCTCCGGTCCGATCGTCGAGATCGCGCAGAAGCTGTCGCCCGCGATCGACCTGGTCGTCACCGGCCACACGCACCAGCCGTACACGTGCGACATCCCCGACCCCAAGGGCACGTCCCGCTGGGTGACGAGCGCCGCCTCCTTCGGGCGCGTGATCACCGAGACGGAGCTGAAGCTCGACCGCCGCACGAAGGACGTCGTGCGGTCGTCGGTGACGAGCGTCAACCACGCGGTGACCCGCGACGTCGCGGCCGACCCGGTCCAGACGGCGACGATCGCCAAGTGGACGGCCCTGTCGGCCCCGATCGCAAACCGGGTCGTCGGCTCGGTCACGACCGACATCGCCCGCAGCCTCTCCCGTGACACGGAGTCGGCGCTGGCCGACCTCATCGCCGACGCCCAGCTCGCCGCGACGTCCGCCGCGGGCGACGGTGGCGCGGTGATGGCGTTCATGAACCCGGGTGGCGTCCGCGCCGACCTGACGTTCGCGCCCTCCCCCGTGGGTGAGGTGCCGGGCGCGGTGACCTACGGCGAGGCCTTCACGGTCCAGCCGTTCGGCAACCTGCTCGTCTCGATGACGCTGACCGGGGCGCAGATCGAGGCGATGCTCGAGCAGCAGTGGACCACCCAGACCGACGGGAGCGTGCGGTTCCTGCACCTCGGGGTCTCCGAGGGCTTCGCGTACTCGTGGTCGCGGTCGGCGCCCGTCGGCCAGAAGGTCGACCCGGCGTCGATCACGCTCGGCGGGACGCCGATCGACCCGGCGGCGTCGTACCGGGTCACGGTCAACTCGTTCCTCGCCGACGGCGGCGACGGGTTCACCGTCCTGAGGGACGGCACCGACCGCCTCGGCGGCGGGAGCGACCTGGACGCGTTCATCGCGTACCTGACGGCGAACGCGCCCGTCACGGCGCCCGTCCCGAACCGGGCGACGCCGCTGCCGTAG